One Gimesia sp. DNA segment encodes these proteins:
- the hemQ gene encoding hydrogen peroxide-dependent heme synthase has product MNRPPHTSAPLPDPTANMTEGWHCLHLYYRVDQGILNQLDQSTRDSGRRELAAILDPDQEDAPVRIQTSVVTGHKADLQVLIMDPDPIKIDGIKHAIRSCGVGPALIPTYSFVSLTEISEYVPTLEQYADKLKQEGTDPDSPAFQAKLKAYEGRLPAMNQQRVYPEFPDFPVCTFYPMNKSRVPGANWYMEPFSSRYHMMAEHGLSGMKFAGRVVQVITASTGFDDWEWGVTLWGRAPEPIKEIVYTMRFDKASAKYAEFGPFYLSYIMPPEEAIAHLKL; this is encoded by the coding sequence GTGAATCGTCCTCCCCATACATCTGCTCCACTTCCTGATCCGACAGCAAACATGACGGAAGGCTGGCACTGCCTGCATCTTTATTACCGTGTCGATCAGGGAATCCTTAATCAGCTTGATCAGTCCACTCGCGACAGCGGTCGTCGGGAACTGGCAGCCATCCTGGACCCCGATCAGGAAGACGCTCCTGTACGGATTCAAACGTCTGTCGTTACCGGCCATAAAGCTGATCTGCAGGTATTGATCATGGATCCGGATCCGATCAAGATCGATGGCATTAAACATGCCATTCGATCCTGTGGGGTGGGTCCCGCGCTCATTCCCACCTATTCTTTTGTGTCGCTCACGGAGATCTCCGAATACGTTCCCACACTGGAACAGTATGCGGACAAACTCAAGCAGGAGGGAACTGATCCTGACAGCCCGGCATTCCAGGCGAAGCTCAAGGCTTACGAAGGACGTCTGCCAGCGATGAATCAACAGCGGGTGTACCCCGAATTTCCTGACTTCCCCGTCTGCACTTTCTACCCGATGAATAAATCACGGGTTCCCGGTGCGAACTGGTACATGGAGCCCTTCAGCAGCCGTTATCACATGATGGCAGAACACGGTCTGAGCGGCATGAAGTTCGCGGGGCGGGTCGTCCAGGTGATTACAGCGTCAACCGGCTTTGACGACTGGGAATGGGGTGTCACGCTGTGGGGCAGGGCACCAGAACCGATTAAAGAAATCGTATACACGATGCGGTTCGACAAGGCCTCTGCCAAGTATGCAGAGTTCGGGCCCTTCTATCTCAGCTATATCATGCCCCCGGAAGAAGCAATCGCCCATCTCAAGCTCTGA
- a CDS encoding AAA family ATPase has translation MSKQTNNLQTVLNKWLERDLTKEADTGKLSPVFLMDELVCDVTDIINADRFPILYGGSGVGKSSVIHKLVALSAVGQGPEALQGTRILKLSFRRALASLKKEDQLRGEFQKLLDLLLETDENIVPFFSDMEILNDYYLQPLLQSYAYQTQRPLLAEGDRTSVEAMFENYPDLESHFVALKVDEPDLSTARQIVRHWSEYQQQTDRVRITETAQEEALLLSHRFLSRLNMPRKVLDLLNQVKVVRKKARKVNGRDVIDRFHQIHKVPLSLIDPAIKLELQQVRAHFAESVLGQDQAVDAVVRMIGTIKAGLSDIRRPLGAFLFAGPTGVGKTHIAQKLSEYLLGRPDSMVRLNMADFQTEVSALTLFGDPEAYALSKRQGLLTQRLQGQSFTVLLLDEFEKCAPPVLDRFMQLIDEGCFINGTGETVSCRSTVIIATTNAGAELYRKSLIGFADGVSSQSEMEQAMQRRLMEHFRFEFLNRFDEIVYFHALNAGHIRAIAACELGLLQDRIGLKRHRISIQPDRSILDWLALKGYDPYFGARFLRRTIERYVTPVIADVINSQSLEKGTTLELSFEGQQVVVRFAQKQSDDSNREQTATFAGKPVAEKSLPGRKKERSTTAV, from the coding sequence ATGTCAAAACAGACAAACAATCTGCAAACAGTGCTGAATAAATGGCTCGAGCGTGATCTGACGAAAGAAGCAGACACGGGGAAACTCTCTCCGGTGTTTCTGATGGATGAGCTGGTTTGCGATGTGACCGATATCATCAATGCAGACCGCTTCCCTATTTTGTATGGCGGGAGTGGTGTTGGAAAATCTTCGGTCATCCACAAGCTGGTAGCACTTTCAGCAGTTGGACAGGGGCCGGAAGCATTGCAGGGAACGCGGATTCTCAAACTCTCGTTTCGACGAGCCCTGGCCAGTCTCAAAAAAGAAGATCAGCTGCGCGGTGAATTTCAGAAACTGCTCGATCTGTTACTGGAAACAGATGAGAATATCGTTCCGTTTTTCTCTGACATGGAGATCCTGAACGACTATTATCTGCAGCCGTTATTACAGTCCTACGCTTATCAGACTCAGCGTCCCCTGTTGGCCGAAGGAGATCGGACCAGCGTGGAAGCGATGTTTGAAAACTATCCGGATCTGGAGAGCCACTTTGTCGCTCTGAAAGTTGATGAGCCGGACTTGTCAACGGCCCGACAGATTGTACGTCACTGGTCCGAATATCAACAGCAGACGGATCGGGTTCGGATTACGGAGACCGCGCAGGAAGAAGCATTGCTGTTATCGCACCGTTTTCTCTCCCGATTGAATATGCCTCGGAAGGTGCTGGATCTGTTGAACCAGGTCAAGGTAGTGCGGAAAAAGGCCCGAAAAGTCAATGGACGGGATGTCATTGATCGGTTTCACCAGATACACAAGGTTCCGTTGTCCCTGATTGATCCCGCAATCAAGCTCGAACTGCAACAGGTACGAGCACACTTTGCTGAGTCTGTCCTGGGGCAGGATCAGGCTGTGGATGCGGTTGTGCGGATGATCGGTACGATTAAGGCGGGTTTGAGTGATATACGTCGTCCACTGGGAGCGTTCCTGTTCGCGGGACCGACGGGAGTGGGTAAAACGCATATCGCACAGAAACTGTCTGAATATCTGCTGGGACGGCCGGACAGCATGGTTCGGTTGAATATGGCAGATTTCCAGACGGAAGTATCTGCCTTGACTTTGTTCGGTGATCCGGAGGCGTATGCGTTATCCAAACGCCAGGGACTACTGACCCAGCGTCTGCAGGGGCAGTCATTCACGGTGCTGTTACTGGATGAATTTGAGAAGTGTGCGCCGCCTGTCCTGGACCGCTTTATGCAGTTAATCGATGAAGGCTGTTTCATTAATGGAACGGGCGAGACGGTTTCCTGCCGTTCGACTGTGATTATTGCCACCACGAACGCGGGAGCTGAGCTTTATCGTAAGAGTCTGATCGGTTTTGCAGACGGAGTGTCATCTCAATCAGAGATGGAACAGGCTATGCAGCGGCGGCTGATGGAACATTTCCGTTTCGAATTTTTGAATCGTTTTGACGAAATCGTGTATTTCCACGCGTTGAATGCGGGTCATATACGGGCAATTGCCGCTTGCGAGCTGGGTCTGTTACAGGATCGCATTGGTTTGAAGCGGCACCGGATTTCCATTCAGCCGGATCGGTCAATTCTGGACTGGCTGGCATTGAAAGGGTACGACCCTTACTTCGGTGCCCGTTTTTTAAGACGGACGATTGAGCGTTATGTCACCCCCGTGATTGCGGATGTGATTAACTCTCAATCATTGGAAAAAGGGACTACACTCGAACTCTCATTCGAGGGACAGCAGGTCGTGGTCCGTTTTGCCCAGAAACAGTCTGATGATTCGAACCGGGAGCAGACTGCCACGTTTGCGGGAAAACCCGTGGCTGAAAAGTCTTTGCCTGGTCGCAAGAAGGAACGATCGACTACAGCGGTCTGA
- the galE gene encoding UDP-glucose 4-epimerase GalE, translating to MTILVTGGAGYIGSHCVRQLIQSGKKVCVIDNLSRGHRAAVPAEASFFQLDLLETEPLTEIMKSQRIEKVIHFAALAYVGESVTDPLPYYTNNTAGTLSLLRAMRQARVSQLVFSSSCATYGIPDQLPITEDSPQRPINPYGWSKLFVEQILKDCASSYPNFGFIGLRYFNVAGCSKDGAVGEDHNPETHLVPNCLRTALGQQSHITVLGNDYPTPDGTCIRDYIHVEDICSAHLLALNALTTKSSRFYNVGLGQGFSVQEVISTSEKVTGCPIPVDIQPRRPGDPPMLSASHERISSELGWSPKYRSLEEIIQTAWDWFRTHPAGYQTDHP from the coding sequence ATGACCATCCTGGTGACCGGCGGTGCCGGCTATATTGGCTCGCATTGTGTCCGGCAGTTAATTCAGTCCGGCAAAAAAGTCTGCGTGATAGACAATCTATCACGGGGACATCGTGCAGCAGTCCCTGCTGAAGCCTCTTTCTTTCAGTTGGATCTGCTGGAGACCGAGCCACTCACAGAAATCATGAAATCCCAGCGGATTGAAAAGGTCATTCATTTCGCAGCCCTGGCTTATGTTGGGGAATCGGTTACGGATCCGTTACCCTATTATACCAACAATACAGCGGGTACGCTTTCGCTGTTACGAGCCATGCGTCAGGCCCGTGTGAGCCAGCTGGTTTTCAGTTCATCCTGTGCGACCTACGGCATCCCGGATCAACTTCCGATAACAGAAGATAGCCCTCAACGCCCCATCAACCCTTATGGCTGGTCCAAACTGTTTGTCGAACAGATCCTGAAAGACTGCGCCAGCAGTTACCCCAACTTCGGTTTTATCGGCTTGCGATACTTCAACGTGGCAGGCTGCTCGAAAGATGGTGCGGTGGGGGAAGATCACAATCCGGAAACACACCTGGTCCCCAACTGTCTGCGTACAGCCCTGGGACAGCAATCTCATATCACAGTGCTGGGGAACGATTATCCGACTCCAGATGGAACCTGCATTCGCGACTATATTCACGTGGAAGATATCTGCTCTGCCCACCTGCTTGCCCTGAATGCATTGACCACGAAATCCAGCCGTTTTTATAACGTTGGTCTGGGTCAGGGCTTCTCGGTTCAGGAAGTGATCAGCACATCAGAAAAAGTGACAGGCTGTCCCATTCCCGTTGATATTCAGCCACGACGCCCCGGTGATCCCCCCATGCTCTCCGCTTCTCACGAACGGATTTCGAGTGAACTGGGCTGGTCTCCGAAATACAGGAGTCTGGAAGAGATCATTCAGACAGCCTGGGACTGGTTCCGGACTCATCCCGCCGGTTATCAGACGGATCATCCATAG
- a CDS encoding DUF1571 domain-containing protein: MMRMLKHRSKQQLPNMLASAILSAAIGVLYFSYDPSPADADPNDMAVVAARPVPVPVIAYKPTEFSESNQEIKQDGQAQTQQQPGTLTGRMALLMNQLLLEKGCRLLDSVSDYTTTFSKQEYVGGALTENQVINLKCRHKPFSVYMKWVVGDKGQELLYVDGENDQKMLVKMGGLKGRLMPTLKLDPHGSLAMQESRYPITKAGIRALAEEIIGFRKKDLAENLNTECVMLSNQKFDGKDCYCFIAHFANAKESPTYRKSVIYIDQESCLPVFVRGFGWPREEIASASPEELDEQTLIESYSFTDINLKSELATADFSESNSDYRFRR, translated from the coding sequence ATGATGCGCATGCTTAAACACAGGTCCAAACAACAACTCCCGAACATGCTGGCTTCCGCCATTCTGTCTGCTGCGATTGGTGTGTTGTATTTCAGTTACGATCCATCTCCGGCTGACGCCGATCCCAACGATATGGCTGTGGTCGCTGCCCGACCGGTTCCCGTTCCGGTGATTGCTTATAAACCAACGGAATTTTCTGAATCCAATCAGGAAATTAAACAGGATGGTCAGGCACAGACTCAGCAGCAGCCCGGTACGTTAACCGGACGGATGGCTCTACTGATGAATCAGTTGTTGCTGGAAAAAGGCTGCCGTCTGTTGGATTCCGTATCAGATTACACAACCACTTTCTCAAAGCAGGAATACGTGGGCGGTGCCCTCACCGAGAACCAGGTTATTAACCTGAAATGTCGCCACAAACCCTTCAGCGTTTATATGAAGTGGGTTGTGGGAGACAAAGGCCAGGAACTGCTTTACGTTGATGGTGAAAATGATCAGAAAATGCTGGTCAAGATGGGCGGTCTGAAAGGTCGTCTGATGCCTACGCTGAAACTGGATCCCCACGGATCACTGGCTATGCAGGAATCACGTTATCCTATCACCAAAGCCGGTATCCGAGCATTGGCGGAAGAAATCATTGGCTTTCGTAAGAAAGACCTCGCAGAGAATCTGAATACCGAATGTGTGATGCTCAGTAACCAGAAATTTGATGGTAAAGATTGCTACTGCTTTATCGCTCACTTTGCGAATGCAAAAGAATCACCGACCTATCGGAAGTCCGTGATTTATATTGATCAGGAATCCTGTCTGCCTGTATTCGTTCGCGGATTTGGCTGGCCACGGGAAGAAATAGCTTCTGCCTCTCCCGAAGAATTGGATGAACAGACTCTGATTGAGTCCTATTCATTTACTGATATCAATCTGAAATCAGAGCTGGCTACAGCTGATTTCAGCGAATCCAACTCTGATTATCGTTTCCGCCGCTAA
- a CDS encoding sugar phosphate isomerase/epimerase family protein, with the protein MKADQRQAIDYAHKYGFEAVVPDAGYLGKLTDTQLDELNLELKSKKLVFSAAGMPVDFRNDEAKFQQGLQTLPAYATSLQRAGVTRTGTWLMPTHAELTYNANFKRHAKRLKAVTQILADHGLRFGLEYVGPKTLWSSKKYPFIHSLPETQELIAAIDVKGVGLILDSWHWYTAHETQDDILALTNDQIVAVDLNDAPKGLEIDEQIDQKRELPMATGVIDLATFLNSLNEIRYDGPVRAEPFNAALREMPDDQAVATTAKAMKKAFALIS; encoded by the coding sequence GTGAAAGCAGATCAGAGACAGGCCATTGATTATGCCCACAAATATGGATTTGAAGCCGTCGTCCCCGATGCCGGTTATCTGGGAAAACTCACCGACACTCAACTTGATGAATTAAATTTAGAACTGAAGAGCAAAAAACTGGTTTTCAGTGCCGCGGGAATGCCCGTCGATTTTCGCAACGATGAGGCGAAATTCCAGCAAGGGCTGCAGACACTACCCGCCTACGCCACCTCACTTCAACGGGCTGGTGTCACCCGCACAGGCACCTGGCTGATGCCTACTCATGCAGAACTGACCTATAACGCCAACTTCAAACGTCACGCCAAACGTCTGAAAGCGGTCACACAGATTCTGGCAGACCATGGTCTCCGATTCGGACTGGAATATGTTGGCCCGAAAACCCTCTGGTCCAGTAAAAAATACCCGTTCATCCACTCCCTGCCCGAAACGCAGGAACTGATTGCCGCGATCGACGTCAAAGGGGTAGGACTGATTCTGGACAGCTGGCACTGGTACACGGCACATGAAACGCAGGATGATATCCTGGCGCTGACCAATGACCAGATCGTTGCCGTTGACCTGAACGACGCACCGAAAGGACTCGAAATCGATGAGCAGATTGACCAGAAACGCGAACTGCCCATGGCGACCGGCGTGATCGATCTGGCCACATTCCTCAATTCGCTGAACGAAATTCGCTACGATGGCCCGGTGAGGGCAGAACCGTTCAACGCAGCACTCCGCGAAATGCCGGACGATCAGGCGGTTGCCACTACTGCCAAGGCGATGAAGAAAGCCTTTGCTCTAATCAGCTGA
- a CDS encoding DEAD/DEAH box helicase family protein: protein MTIDFPEVRFRGTLRPSQAEAISVIEQQLNSGKKRLHIVAPPGSGKTVLGLYLWAQHVRRPALVLSPNSAIQSQWAACTDLFHSPVDTRQLVTTDSEQNALLTSLTYQSVTLPRQGDSKVEEAALEYWIELLIAREQAQDPLEAFTWIADLKQHNPDYYEKRFRTYRKTVRDQLVSSGNALDLLHASSQETLTQLKSRGVGMIIFDECHHLMGHWGRVLADAHDFLEQPVIIGLTATPPDEKGKLQEDIDRYHSFFGPIDYEVPIPAVVKDGYLSPYQDLAYFVRPATEELTYIANTDDQLQQIMETLCSEKEATPLISDGDEPTDTSLVPQERVEPLPEWLLSLLQNLELPSGKVDDWTTFERRDPSLADAARLFLQQRGLELPSHVPPLDITNIDEEIPRLNYWGPVLDRYIRHRLRRSPAPEDQQLATQTVDQLRLLGLQITETGSQPCASPVGRVIAYSRSKIQALIPVLRAEMQNLGATIRAVVIADFEKTSATSAEVEHLLDEEAGGAIAAFKELVRDPETDKLNPVLLTGSSVLVDDDIGELLQTTAEQWLADRKIEVTLSLQPYDGFHVLNGSGAQWSPRVYVEMITDLFQQGLTCCLVGTRGLLGEGWDANKINVLVDLTTVTTSMTVNQLRGRSFRLDPDMPTKVANNWDIVCIAPEFTKGLDDYERFIKKHKRLFGVTDDGLIEKGVGHVHAAFTEIKPEGLEGSVQLLNSDMLTRASKRDDSRALWRIGEPYQGLPLKTIELNNGSRVGGSSGFPPFSGIRQPWSSHSLTKAVSQAVLAALQETNLISSNSRMQVGERSGNYIRVFLDQSPEDDCDRFLEAVQQVFGPLQGARYVIPRVVHEIEDTWISSLLPDLLGRYFRKRQEQLAMVHAVPSELARNKQLVSVFEKHWNQYVSPGEACFAYRGKGAELLEHAQRSGLSPHAKIHRKELFV, encoded by the coding sequence GTGACGATTGATTTCCCGGAAGTCCGTTTTCGTGGCACACTCAGGCCATCGCAGGCTGAGGCGATTTCGGTAATTGAACAGCAGTTGAACTCCGGCAAAAAACGACTGCACATCGTCGCACCTCCCGGCTCCGGCAAAACGGTACTCGGACTTTATCTCTGGGCGCAGCACGTCAGACGTCCCGCCCTCGTTCTGTCTCCCAATTCGGCGATTCAATCCCAGTGGGCAGCATGCACCGATCTGTTTCATTCGCCCGTCGATACCCGACAGCTTGTCACGACAGACTCGGAACAGAATGCACTTTTGACTTCACTGACCTACCAGTCAGTGACGCTCCCACGACAGGGAGACTCCAAAGTTGAAGAAGCAGCGTTGGAATACTGGATCGAATTACTGATCGCCCGAGAACAGGCCCAGGATCCTCTGGAAGCGTTCACTTGGATTGCGGATCTCAAACAGCACAATCCCGATTATTACGAGAAGCGGTTCCGTACCTACCGTAAAACGGTACGTGACCAACTGGTCTCGAGCGGGAATGCACTCGATCTACTGCATGCATCTTCTCAGGAAACGCTCACACAGCTCAAGAGCAGGGGAGTCGGCATGATAATCTTCGACGAATGTCACCACCTGATGGGGCATTGGGGGCGCGTACTCGCGGATGCACACGACTTTCTGGAACAACCTGTCATCATCGGCCTGACCGCCACGCCTCCTGACGAAAAAGGGAAACTTCAGGAGGACATTGATCGCTATCACAGCTTTTTCGGACCGATTGATTACGAAGTTCCGATTCCCGCGGTGGTCAAGGACGGCTATTTGTCTCCATATCAGGACCTGGCTTATTTTGTGCGTCCTGCGACGGAAGAACTGACTTATATCGCAAATACCGATGACCAGTTGCAGCAGATCATGGAAACCCTGTGCAGCGAGAAAGAAGCGACTCCTCTGATCTCTGATGGCGACGAACCCACTGACACGTCTCTCGTGCCACAGGAGCGGGTTGAGCCACTCCCAGAATGGCTATTATCTCTCCTGCAGAATCTGGAACTGCCTTCCGGCAAAGTGGATGACTGGACGACCTTTGAACGCCGCGATCCTTCACTGGCAGACGCGGCCCGTCTGTTTCTGCAACAACGCGGACTGGAACTTCCGTCACACGTACCACCGCTGGACATCACCAACATCGATGAAGAGATCCCCCGACTGAATTACTGGGGGCCTGTCCTGGATCGCTACATCCGTCATCGCCTACGGCGTTCCCCCGCGCCAGAAGATCAACAGCTGGCAACACAAACCGTCGATCAGTTGCGGCTGTTGGGGCTGCAAATCACGGAAACCGGTTCACAGCCCTGTGCGTCCCCGGTAGGACGTGTGATTGCGTATTCACGGAGCAAAATCCAGGCACTGATCCCTGTCCTCCGAGCCGAGATGCAGAATCTGGGAGCCACGATACGCGCCGTGGTGATAGCTGACTTTGAAAAGACTTCAGCCACCTCAGCGGAAGTGGAGCATCTGCTCGATGAAGAAGCGGGAGGCGCCATTGCTGCTTTCAAAGAACTGGTCAGAGACCCGGAAACCGATAAATTAAATCCCGTGCTGCTCACCGGTTCCAGCGTGCTGGTTGATGATGATATCGGAGAGCTCCTGCAGACGACGGCTGAACAATGGCTGGCTGACCGAAAGATTGAGGTCACGCTCAGCCTGCAGCCTTACGATGGATTCCATGTCCTCAATGGCAGCGGTGCACAGTGGTCTCCTCGGGTGTATGTAGAGATGATTACGGACCTCTTTCAACAGGGACTCACCTGCTGCCTGGTGGGAACCCGGGGGCTGTTGGGGGAAGGTTGGGACGCGAATAAAATCAATGTTTTGGTAGATCTGACAACTGTGACGACATCAATGACGGTCAACCAGCTTCGAGGCCGTTCTTTTCGCCTGGATCCGGACATGCCCACTAAAGTTGCGAACAACTGGGACATTGTCTGTATTGCGCCGGAATTCACCAAAGGACTCGACGACTACGAACGCTTTATCAAAAAGCACAAACGCCTGTTCGGCGTTACCGATGACGGCCTGATCGAAAAAGGCGTCGGTCATGTCCATGCTGCTTTTACCGAAATCAAGCCGGAAGGTCTCGAAGGTTCGGTGCAGCTACTAAATAGTGACATGTTGACACGTGCTTCCAAACGAGACGACTCACGTGCCTTGTGGAGAATCGGAGAACCCTATCAGGGGCTACCGCTCAAAACGATTGAATTGAATAACGGTAGCCGAGTAGGGGGAAGTAGTGGCTTCCCCCCTTTCAGCGGAATTCGTCAGCCCTGGTCGTCCCATTCACTAACGAAAGCTGTCAGCCAGGCAGTACTGGCAGCGTTGCAGGAAACGAACCTGATCTCCAGTAACTCCCGAATGCAGGTCGGGGAACGTTCCGGAAACTACATTCGTGTGTTTCTGGACCAGTCCCCCGAAGACGACTGCGATCGCTTTCTCGAAGCCGTACAACAAGTATTCGGTCCACTTCAGGGAGCACGATATGTAATCCCCCGTGTGGTGCACGAGATTGAGGACACCTGGATTTCCAGTCTGCTGCCTGATCTGCTGGGGCGATACTTTCGCAAACGTCAGGAACAACTGGCGATGGTACATGCGGTCCCTTCCGAACTGGCCCGCAACAAACAGCTCGTCTCTGTATTTGAGAAGCACTGGAATCAGTATGTCAGTCCGGGCGAGGCCTGCTTCGCTTATCGAGGTAAAGGAGCAGAGCTGCTCGAACACGCGCAGCGCAGTGGACTGTCACCTCATGCGAAAATCCATCGTAAAGAACTATTCGTCTGA
- a CDS encoding acetylxylan esterase, with protein sequence MAHTSFRRTFLVLTLAGLFLQSTMILAADKVQDRRKVLGPSQADQNLSDYFKLHAVRLADRSLADIKDLKTWEQKRKQYREQLFEMLGLSPLPPKTDLKPEITGKIESDGFIVENITFQSRPGLYVTGNLYRPLKQEGKVPAILYVCGHGGVKKNGISYGNKVHYQHHGEWFARNGYACLTIDTLQLGEIEGLHHGTYREGMWWWLSRGYTPAGVEAWNCIRALDYLQSRPEVDGDKLGVTGRSGGGAYSWWIAALDERIKAAVPVAGITNLKNYVIDGAVEGHCDCMFMVNTYQWDYAQVAALVAPRPLLISNTDKDSIFPLDGVVDVYNSTMKIYELYGVPEHLGLQITEGPHKDTQELRIHAFRWFNHYLKGDDSLIEMAATKFHSPEELRVFKKLPADQKNAKIQESFVATAKPEVPQDSAEWHQMTEKWKNLLLKKTFRAWPDKVDSNVKVETSHRDGLTLKTISFESQKHVPLKLFIVLPDHSKTVSEVTLNVLNQAEWEQFQSALAPLFSTKEDAKQSPEKASSLYKEMQQRVQQDQTALVYFTPRGVGLDQWNQDPRKQVQIRRRFYLLGQSLEGMQIWDIRQTIQQLKAQPEFKKANLTLKASGEAAALSLYASLFEQGISQLELSGMPASHQQGPALLNILRFLDLPQALSMAASRTPVILKQVDPQDWKYAIQVGKQMGWQEKQLRIEK encoded by the coding sequence ATGGCTCACACATCCTTCCGAAGAACTTTTCTCGTTTTGACCCTGGCCGGACTCTTCCTGCAATCCACCATGATACTGGCAGCAGACAAAGTACAGGACCGCCGTAAAGTGCTCGGTCCCTCCCAGGCAGATCAAAACCTGAGCGACTACTTCAAGCTTCATGCAGTGCGTCTCGCTGATCGCAGTCTGGCTGACATTAAAGACCTCAAGACCTGGGAACAGAAGCGAAAGCAATATCGAGAGCAGCTGTTCGAAATGCTGGGACTTTCGCCGCTTCCCCCCAAAACAGATCTGAAACCAGAAATCACAGGTAAGATCGAGAGCGACGGATTCATCGTTGAAAACATCACGTTTCAGTCGCGTCCCGGGTTGTACGTTACCGGCAATCTCTATCGACCTCTCAAACAGGAAGGTAAGGTTCCCGCGATTCTGTATGTATGTGGGCACGGGGGCGTCAAAAAGAATGGCATCAGTTACGGAAACAAAGTGCATTACCAGCATCATGGCGAGTGGTTTGCCCGCAATGGTTATGCCTGCCTGACGATTGACACTCTGCAACTGGGTGAAATCGAAGGGCTGCACCATGGTACCTACAGGGAAGGCATGTGGTGGTGGCTCTCCCGGGGATACACGCCCGCTGGAGTAGAAGCCTGGAACTGTATTCGCGCTCTGGACTACCTGCAATCGCGTCCCGAAGTTGATGGAGATAAGCTCGGGGTCACTGGACGTTCCGGTGGGGGCGCTTACAGCTGGTGGATCGCAGCCCTGGACGAGCGCATCAAAGCAGCTGTTCCGGTAGCAGGCATTACGAATCTAAAGAATTATGTCATTGACGGGGCAGTCGAAGGACACTGCGACTGCATGTTCATGGTCAATACTTACCAGTGGGACTACGCCCAGGTCGCCGCCCTGGTGGCTCCCCGGCCCCTGTTGATTTCCAACACCGACAAAGACAGTATCTTCCCCCTGGATGGCGTGGTTGACGTCTATAACTCTACCATGAAGATTTATGAACTGTACGGTGTCCCGGAGCATCTCGGGCTGCAGATCACAGAAGGACCTCATAAGGATACCCAGGAACTGCGAATTCATGCGTTTCGCTGGTTCAACCATTATCTGAAAGGGGATGACTCCTTGATTGAGATGGCTGCCACGAAGTTTCACAGTCCTGAAGAATTACGTGTCTTCAAGAAACTGCCCGCAGATCAGAAAAATGCAAAAATCCAGGAATCGTTCGTCGCCACAGCCAAACCAGAGGTCCCGCAGGACTCGGCGGAATGGCACCAGATGACGGAAAAATGGAAAAACCTGCTGCTCAAAAAAACCTTCCGCGCCTGGCCTGATAAGGTCGATTCGAACGTCAAGGTAGAAACCAGCCATCGAGATGGTCTTACTCTGAAAACAATTTCGTTTGAGAGTCAGAAACATGTCCCCCTGAAACTGTTCATCGTTCTGCCGGACCATTCGAAAACCGTCTCTGAAGTCACTCTGAATGTCTTAAATCAGGCAGAGTGGGAACAATTCCAGTCTGCACTCGCTCCCCTCTTTTCTACAAAAGAGGACGCAAAGCAGTCACCCGAGAAAGCTTCCTCACTCTATAAAGAGATGCAGCAGCGTGTGCAGCAGGATCAGACGGCCCTGGTTTACTTCACTCCACGAGGTGTGGGACTGGATCAGTGGAATCAGGATCCGCGTAAACAGGTTCAGATCCGCCGCCGCTTCTATCTGCTGGGGCAGTCACTCGAAGGGATGCAGATCTGGGATATCCGCCAGACGATTCAGCAACTGAAGGCACAGCCGGAATTCAAAAAGGCAAATCTGACATTGAAGGCCAGCGGAGAAGCTGCCGCCCTCAGTCTGTATGCGTCACTGTTTGAACAAGGAATCAGTCAGCTGGAACTCTCCGGTATGCCGGCATCGCATCAGCAGGGACCTGCACTCCTGAACATTCTACGATTCCTGGACCTGCCACAGGCTCTGAGCATGGCCGCCAGTCGCACGCCGGTCATACTCAAACAGGTTGATCCACAGGACTGGAAATATGCAATTCAGGTTGGCAAACAGATGGGCTGGCAGGAAAAACAGCTGCGAATCGAAAAATAA